DNA from Hyalangium gracile:
TGCGGAAACGGATGAGGGACAGGATCGGGCTCGATACCGCAATCGTGGCCTGGTACCGCGACCCCACCACCCGCGAGCAGGCCCTGTTCGATGCCCAGCAAGAGGCCTTGCAGCAGCAGCTCGACGACAATCGCCGGCTCCTCGGGGAACAAAGCGAATGGCAACGGGCGCGGATCGCCGAGTTGAGGCAGCAGGAGAGCACGCTGATTCTGCGGGGGAAGCATGCGGACGCCGAGAAGATACGGCGGAAGGTGGATGAACTGTGCTCCAGCTTCGGCACCTCGTTCGGGATGTCCACCACCGACCTGAGCCTCCCGCAGCAGAAGCCGAACAAGAAGCTCACGGCGGACACCCCACCCTCGACCGACACGCCACCTCTTCCCGCGGCGACGGACCCTGACCGGAACTCCAAGTCATGACCGGGCCAGGAACCGCCAGTGATCGGGAAGCCGCGCAGGGTGCCACCCCTCCTGATCTGGACGCGGCGTTTCGGGACGCGACTTCCGACAGAACGCGGTCCCATCCAGAGGGTGGCTCTCCACCTCCGAAACCACCCGCCCCGGAGCCGAGCCCGCCCATCAGCGAGCCACCGCCCACGACGCAAACCCCTGCCGGCCAGTCGCGGCAGTCCACCACGAGCCATGCGGCACGGCGCGGCCGCAGAGAGTCATGCATCGTGATCGGGCCGCCACGCGCTGGCAAGACCTGCGTGCTGGCCGCGCTCGAGCCCGCCTGCTACGCCGGCCCTCTCGACGACGACGGCCAGCTGAATCTTCGCCATGGCTTCACCGTCGACGGGCAGAGCCTGCTGTCGGGCTACACGGTCGACTGGGTCACTCGAGACGAGGATCCCCATTCTACCCTAGGCTGCACCGACTACATGCTCGAGGTCACGGTACAAGCCCGGCGCCCCGGGTTCCGCTCCTCGCAGCGCGTCACCACAATCCAATGCACTGACACTCCGGGTGACCTGCTCTTCCCCAAGCAGGGCACTCAGGTCAACGTGGACTTGCGAAACAGGCTCCTGGGGCAGGCGAAGGAAGCCTCCTCGATCATCCTCGTGCTTGATTCGACCGCGTCCTCCGCCGAGCTGGTCGAGCGGCAGCTGCGGTCAATCCTAGACAGCATCACGAGCCTCTCCGGCCCGGAGAACCCGGGGTTCTGGAGACGCCTTCTCCGTTGGATCCCGCAGCGGCCACAGGTGGGGCGGCATGTCCCCCTCGCCAGCGTGAGGTTCCTGATCCTGCTGACCCAGATCGACAAGCTCGCACACTCCGTCTCTCGGCAGCTTAGGGAGCAGGATCTCGACGTGTCTCCGCTTGCGGTGGCCAAGGCCATCGACCCGGTCGCCCTGGCTTTGGAGCTCATCGGCGAGCGCAATCTCCGCCGCATCTGGTCCGTCATGGGACGCCGGGCGCGGCTCGCGGTGGGCGTCTCGAGCGCCCGCGGATTCCTGCGAGGCTCGTCTGGCCAGACCTTCACCGAGTGGAGCGCCGGGCGCGACGCTCAGGAGCGGCTCGGCGCCTGGAGCAGCTTTGGGGTGTACGAGGCGCTCCGCTTCATCACGACGGGGCGCTGTGGCGGTCCGGTCAAACGGGTGCATGACCTGAGCGAGCTCGTCCGGGAACGGGCGCTGCCACTCGACTCTTTTCCGTTCATGAGGTGAACCCTATGCCCAAGGCGATCAACTCGACCCCGATACAGACAACCCAGCCCAAGTCCCCCCCCCACCTCCGACTGTTCGTGCACCAGACCCGGTCGCGAAGAAGCCACCTGCTCGCCCGACTCGTTCGGCTGGACACCTGGGGGCACACTCTGCTCGGCGAGCGGGTCGCCGCCGAGATGGCCGCTGCCTACCTGATCCTCGGGGTGGTCTTCGTCTTCGAGGCCGCGGCTTGGAGCCTGCTGTTCAACTATGTGCTCCACAAGGGGATATTCGCCTTTGACGCTTGGACTCTCGCCGCGATCGGCCTCGGGCTTCTCTGGGGCTGCGGCATCTTCGCGATCGACAAGGGGCTCATCACGACGGACCTTCATCGGCCAGGAGCGGCGAAGTGGTGGGCTTTCGCCGCACGGGCGCTCCTGGTGGTGGTGTCCGCGCTCATCACGGCCCAGCCTATCGAACAGCTCGTGTTCGACGCGAGCATCCATGAACGGCTGAAGGAGGAGATCCTGCGCGAGGAGGCGGTCGCCCAGGTATCTTCCGTCAAGGCGACACTGCAGGCGGCTCAGTCCACAGAGCAAAAATCGGCGGAAGACAACATCCCCAGCATCATCAAAAACCGCTACGACGATGCGAAGGCTGCACGCGATGCGGCGCTCCAGAGGCGAGAGCAGGCCGAGCGGGAGTTCATGAGCCAACAGCGGCACCTGGAGGAAGCCGAGAGATACAGGAAGTACCTGCAGGACAAGCTGGATCGCCTGCAGGCCGATCCCACGGCGCAGGACAAAGTGGAGGCCGCTCGCGAGCAGTACGAGCAGCATGTCCGAAAGGTGAGAGCCGCGAAAAAGAACCTCGGTGCTGCAGATGACGACAGGACGCTGGCCCTGAAAGCTCTCGACGACGCCGAGCGCGAGTTCACGGAGTCCTCCGTCACCTACACTCGAGAGCTCAACACCGCAAATGGAGTGAAGGCTGCTGAAACGGCGCGAATCCGAGCCGAAGCCAAACCCATGGAGAAGTTCATCAGCGATCTGCGCCGGGCAAACTATGGGGATCCCGTCACGACGCCGAGCGGCGAGCCGCTTCAATGGCGCCGGGCCGACCTGATTGAGCGAATGCACATCCTCTACCAGCTGACCCAGGGCAAGCCCCCCCGCTGGCCGACGAACGTGGAGCCCTCTCGGAAGGAAGAAGCGATCGTGCTGTTGCGGCTACCGGCGTCGGCCACGAGCGAGGTGGACGCTAACGTCTCCATGTTCTGGCCATGGCTCTTGGTACTCCTCATTGCCGCGGCCATTCCATCCCTTGCTATCTTCTTCAAGTTCACCATGAGCGAAGAGATGAAGAACTACTACTCAGTGAAGTGCCAAGCACTGGCCGGCAACCCGGATGCGGTGCTACATCAGAACGTTTGGCGGGAGAGCGCAAAGAACTGACCCCGTCCCCTTCAACAATACCTCATAGAAGAGGGAATAGGTCAGCTCTTGCACGCAGCGCCAGCCCTGGGGGGATCATGAAAGAGTTTGCGGATATACCAGCGCCCGAGGCGCTCCGGAGCGCGCAGGTTGGTGCAGGAGCAAGGGATGCGCGGACCACGAATGAGCTGGGCACTCCCCGGGACGCTTCGCTGGAGGCCGTGTGCTTCACGGCAGGCGTTGATGGCACCCCATTTGCCGCAGGAGTCACCCATGCCTATCTGGCTGCGGATCGCCCTCCTCCCGCGGTCATCGCGGGGATTTCCTCAGGAGCGCTCTCGGCGGCGGCCATGGCCGCCAGCTTCGAGGAGCTGGCCTCATGCCACGAGGAGAAGGGGCGGAATGAAGCCCGGCGCTGGCGCTGGTTCCGCTCCTATCTGGACGCTCTGGCGAACCGGCCCCTGGATGTCTTCTGGCGGGGCCTCCCCAGCTTCGCCGAGTTCTCGACCCTGGGAGGCCGCCTACGCCCATTGCCCGACCCAGCGATCCCGCAGGACTCTTTCCTCAAGGAAGCC
Protein-coding regions in this window:
- a CDS encoding DUF4407 domain-containing protein; translated protein: MPKAINSTPIQTTQPKSPPHLRLFVHQTRSRRSHLLARLVRLDTWGHTLLGERVAAEMAAAYLILGVVFVFEAAAWSLLFNYVLHKGIFAFDAWTLAAIGLGLLWGCGIFAIDKGLITTDLHRPGAAKWWAFAARALLVVVSALITAQPIEQLVFDASIHERLKEEILREEAVAQVSSVKATLQAAQSTEQKSAEDNIPSIIKNRYDDAKAARDAALQRREQAEREFMSQQRHLEEAERYRKYLQDKLDRLQADPTAQDKVEAAREQYEQHVRKVRAAKKNLGAADDDRTLALKALDDAEREFTESSVTYTRELNTANGVKAAETARIRAEAKPMEKFISDLRRANYGDPVTTPSGEPLQWRRADLIERMHILYQLTQGKPPRWPTNVEPSRKEEAIVLLRLPASATSEVDANVSMFWPWLLVLLIAAAIPSLAIFFKFTMSEEMKNYYSVKCQALAGNPDAVLHQNVWRESAKN